TCCTCTTCCGGCAGGTACTGCCGGAAGATCAGGCGATCGCTCGACACCGGCGAGCCGACCTGGTGGAACATGATCTGCCCGGAGTACGGATTCGCGATGTCCTTGAGGTTGCGGTAGACAAACCCCGAGCCGTCCGGCAGCCAATCGACGCCCGACACCTTGCCCGGGATGACGTCCCCGAGCATCCGCCCGGTGTCCACGTCCATCAGCGAGACCGTCGTGTTCTCATCGCCCGAGCGGTAGGTCCCCACGGCCGCCAGACGCCCGTCGTGGCTCGGGATGACGTACGTCACGGTGGTGAGGCCGGTCGCGTCGAGCTGCGCGGGATCCACGAGCACGCGCGGCTCGCCCTTGTACCCCTCGCGCCAGTAGAACACCGGCTGGTTCTGATTCCCCTCGCGCTTGGCGTAGAAGTAGCGGTTGCCGCGCATGCCGGGGGCCGAGACCGACCCCACTTCCATCAGCGGGCGAAGTTCCGCCTCGATCGCCTCGCGCCCGGGCAGCCCGTCGAGGAAGGCCCGCGTGTAGGCGTTCTGCGCGTCGGTCCACGCCGCGACCTCGTCGGTCATCGTGCCCATGGCGGCGGGGTTGGAGTTGTTCCCCTCGAGCCAGCGGAAGTTGTCGGTGAGCTGCACGCCGTGCACCGTGTCCGTCACGGGCTCGACCCGCGTCGGGGGCGGGGGCTCGCCGACCGCGCCGGGGGCGATCGTCACCGGGCCGCTGGCTCGCTGCGCGGCGCACCCGGCGAAGATCGAGAACACAACCATCGAAAGGACACCCACCGGCACGGTCACCGACACACCCGACTGCGTGTTCATGAAACGGATCTCCAGGTTGCGATGACTTTATCCGCAGGATCGGAGTTCTGCGCAGGAGCAGCCCTGGGGCACCCGGGGGACCCGTCTGCTTCCCTCGCGCCGGCGCAGCGACCACACCGCCAAGGCCTTTTGGCCAAGGCGGGCCCGGAGGGTCAAAGCTGTCATTCCGCGGGCGGGCGACGCGAACGGACGCGTGCTGCGTCGGCGCGGCTCAGGAGCGCCGACGGCGCGACGCCAGAAGCCCCGCGACGAGCACGGTCCCGGTGATGCCCGGGGCCGGGACGGCGCTGCCCGGGTTCTGCGCAAGGAACACGATCTCGTCTGCCGCGAGCACGCGGTCATAGACCTGGAGATCGTCGACAAGGCCGTTGAAGGTGTTGACGATCGCACCGCTCGGTGTGAAGAACGCGCCGCCGACGACAAACGGCGCATCGTTGCCGAGGATCGGCGTGGAGCCGATGCTGGCCTCGAGAAGGCCGTCCACGTAGAGAGAGAGGTTGCCGCTGATGTCGTACGTGGCGAGCAGGTGATGCCAGGCGCCGTCGGTCACGGTCGAGGTTCCGACCGCGGTCTGCGCGGGCGAGTTCGACTGATAATAGCTCGCCCGCCCCGGCAGGCCGTAGCCGGCGCCGTCCTGGTTGAGACGCATCATGTGCCCGTTGAACGTGCCGGTGTTGTGGCGAGTGACGATGGCCGTCGACGTGCCGTCTGCCACGGTCGTCTGAATCCAGACCGACATGCTGAAGTTCGTGCCCGTCAGCGGCAGCACGTCTCCCATGTTTGCCCAGCCTCCGGAACGCACGTCCAGAGCGCCACCCGCGACGCCGCCAGCGATCATCGCGCTCGCGCCAGCGAGGGCGCCCGGGGCGGTGCCGGCGCTGTCCAGCGCCACGGACGACCCGACCTCGTCGAACGTCCACCAGTTGATGGGGGTGATCGAAGCCGAGGCATGCCCGGCCAGACCGACGACGAAGACGACGGACGCGGTAGACCACATGTTCATTGCTCACTCCCTCGGCCTGCGACCTCGCACGAAGGGAGGAGTCTACCGAAGGGCGTCGGCATGGCAATGTCCGCCGGTCCCGCTCGACCGCTTCTTCGCGCTCGGCGAACAATGCCGGGCCCGAGAACACGCCGACGCGCGCCCAGGGTGCGCGCGTCCCGCGAGGCCGGCAGTCGCGCGCCGTCGAGGCGATTATCGGGCCCGGACTCCCCCGAGCACTTCCCGACACCCTGGCCGTGCGGCGCTTCGCACCTTCACGCCTCGCGCGGTCCGAACCGAAGAGCCACCCGCGCGGGAACGACGGTCATCGGTGTTGCGATCACCACGTGCGACGTCTCACGCGCTCCTCGTGAGCTCAGCGTCGTGCGGCGATCTGCCGGCAGGATTCTCATCGCCTTACTGCACCAGCCCCTTGGTCAGGCGCATGAACGCCGTCTCGAGGTTGACCGGCTCCTCGGCGAACTTGGTGACGCGGAAGCCGTTGTTGACCAGCACGCTGGGGATGTCGCTGAAGGCGTGCCCGGGCGAGTCGTCGAACTGCAGGTGCAGGACGCGTCCGCCCCGCCCGTTGACGGTGGTCGGATCGTCGGGCGCGACGGTGACCTTCTTGACGCCCTGGATCTTGGCGAGCAACTGGGCCGCCTGCTCGACGCGCTCGGTGACGCCCACGTGCAGCACGTGCCCGAGCTTGGCGCGCCGGAGGATCTCGTCGACCGTGCCGTTGAAGAGCAACTGCCCGCGCTCGATGATGCCCACGACGTTGCACAGCTCGGCCAGCTCCGGCAGGATGTGGCTCGAGATGAGGATGGTCTTGCCCATCCGGCGCAGTTCCTTGAGCAGCTCGCGCATCTCGATGCGGGCGCGGGGGTCCAGCCCGCTGGCCGGCTCGTCCATGAGCAGCACCTTGGGGTCGTGCAGGAGCACACGCGCGACGCTCAGGCGCTGCTGCATGCCGCGCGAGAGCGAGTTCACCTCGGCCGTGGCCTTGTACGTGAGGTCGGTCAGTTCGAGGACGTCCGCGACGACCTTGCGCCGCTGCTGCCCGTGGATGCCGTACGCCGCCGCGAAGAACTCGAGGTACTCGGTGACGACCATGTCCTCGTACGCGCCCATGAAGTCGGGCACGTAGCCGATGAGCGGGCGGATCTGGCGGTTCTGATAGCCGATGGTGAGCCCGGCGATGCTCGCCTGCCCGCTGCTGGGCTTGAGGAGCGTCGCGAGGATCTTGATCGTCGTCGTCTTGCCGGCCCCGTTGGGGCCGATGAACCCGAAGCAATCGCCCTCGTTGATCGTCAGGTTGAGGTTGTTGAGCGCGACAAGCTCCGCGTATCGCTTCGTCAGGTTGATCGTCTCGATCATCGGCACGATCAAGGTCTCCGGCCCGGCCGCACGCCTCAGCGCGGGTCGGCGGGCGATTCCACGGGTGGGGCCGTCGGCCCTGCGTCCGGCGCGTCCTCCACCGACCCCGCAAACCCCGGAGGCGAGGGAGGCAGAGGATACACCCAGCGGACGACCGTCCGCCCCAGCACCGGGGCTTCTTCCCCGTTGACGGTCAGGGGCACCGGCGGCGCGAGGCCGTCTCCGTCCCCACCCAGGTGCCCGATGACGATGACACAGGGCTGCGTGAACCAGCGGGCCAGGTCCCAGCCGTGCGTGGCGCGCC
Above is a window of Planctomycetota bacterium DNA encoding:
- a CDS encoding LamG domain-containing protein is translated as MNMWSTASVVFVVGLAGHASASITPINWWTFDEVGSSVALDSAGTAPGALAGASAMIAGGVAGGALDVRSGGWANMGDVLPLTGTNFSMSVWIQTTVADGTSTAIVTRHNTGTFNGHMMRLNQDGAGYGLPGRASYYQSNSPAQTAVGTSTVTDGAWHHLLATYDISGNLSLYVDGLLEASIGSTPILGNDAPFVVGGAFFTPSGAIVNTFNGLVDDLQVYDRVLAADEIVFLAQNPGSAVPAPGITGTVLVAGLLASRRRRS
- a CDS encoding ABC transporter ATP-binding protein, giving the protein MIETINLTKRYAELVALNNLNLTINEGDCFGFIGPNGAGKTTTIKILATLLKPSSGQASIAGLTIGYQNRQIRPLIGYVPDFMGAYEDMVVTEYLEFFAAAYGIHGQQRRKVVADVLELTDLTYKATAEVNSLSRGMQQRLSVARVLLHDPKVLLMDEPASGLDPRARIEMRELLKELRRMGKTILISSHILPELAELCNVVGIIERGQLLFNGTVDEILRRAKLGHVLHVGVTERVEQAAQLLAKIQGVKKVTVAPDDPTTVNGRGGRVLHLQFDDSPGHAFSDIPSVLVNNGFRVTKFAEEPVNLETAFMRLTKGLVQ